The following are encoded in a window of Nibricoccus aquaticus genomic DNA:
- a CDS encoding HDOD domain-containing protein produces MTAIALTPEKFAAAAERLPTTPQIFSRLSAAMKNPDISVEEIVSVVQLDASLSARVLRLSNSAQFGRGDPVTSLDDAINRTGFQEVYRLVGAAMSSQLYITGLPVYGIGGDELWSNSLTAAVALEHLSDATGEDRRVGYTLGLLRSVGRLLLQRLAAGALVPPLSGRKATAALVEAWERETFGITSAEAAERLFALWRFPARLADPIQFQFKPSAAPQRVRFAALLHIAGYIAEKLDRSIPIEKSAWSLDEEILLMAGIDAETVEACLEKTRAGAGQMESLMRAA; encoded by the coding sequence ATGACCGCCATCGCTCTCACGCCGGAAAAATTCGCCGCCGCCGCCGAACGCCTGCCAACGACGCCCCAGATTTTTTCCCGCCTCAGCGCCGCGATGAAAAACCCCGACATCTCCGTCGAGGAAATCGTCTCCGTCGTCCAGCTCGACGCCTCGCTCAGCGCCCGCGTCCTCCGCCTCAGCAACAGCGCCCAGTTCGGCCGCGGCGATCCCGTGACCAGCCTCGACGACGCTATCAACCGCACCGGCTTCCAGGAAGTCTACCGCCTCGTCGGCGCCGCCATGTCGTCCCAGCTCTACATCACCGGCCTCCCCGTGTATGGAATCGGCGGCGACGAACTCTGGAGCAACTCCCTCACCGCCGCAGTCGCCCTCGAACACCTTTCCGATGCCACCGGGGAAGACCGCCGCGTGGGCTACACCCTGGGCCTCCTCCGCTCCGTCGGCCGTCTTTTGCTCCAGCGCCTCGCCGCCGGCGCCCTCGTGCCCCCGCTCAGCGGACGCAAAGCCACTGCCGCCCTCGTCGAGGCGTGGGAACGCGAAACCTTCGGCATCACCAGCGCCGAAGCCGCCGAACGTCTTTTCGCTCTCTGGCGCTTCCCCGCGCGACTCGCCGATCCTATCCAGTTTCAATTCAAACCCAGCGCCGCCCCACAACGCGTCCGCTTCGCCGCCCTGCTCCACATCGCGGGTTACATCGCCGAAAAACTCGACCGCAGCATCCCCATCGAAAAGTCCGCCTGGTCTCTCGACGAAGAGATCCTCCTCATGGCCGGCATCGATGCGGAAACCGTCGAAGCCTGCCTCGAAAAAACCCGCGCAGGCGCTGGCCAGATGGAATCCCTCATGCGCGCCGCTTAA
- a CDS encoding phosphoribosylaminoimidazolesuccinocarboxamide synthase: protein MTFAEISAALPPQAVTSVENLPFPKIASGKVREIFDLGDALLLVASDRLSAFDVILPDGIPGKGIILNQMSLWWFSQTTGIIGNHLLPDQAGEFARRGITDRDLQLRSMVVRKLKPLTIECVVRGYLVGSGWSSYQKTGEVCGHRLPAGLRQADKLPQPLFTPTTKAPKGEHDAPINDAQGAAAVGAALYEQVKATSLALYKIGHDRAKAAGMILADTKFEFGTDAAGKLVLIDEVLTPDSSRYWPADQYAPNQSPPSYDKQFVRDHLIAIKWDQTPPAPVLPQEVIRGTQAKYLTALKNLLG, encoded by the coding sequence ATGACCTTCGCCGAAATTTCCGCCGCGCTGCCGCCCCAAGCTGTCACTTCCGTCGAGAACCTGCCGTTTCCTAAGATCGCTTCCGGCAAGGTGCGCGAGATCTTCGATCTGGGCGATGCGTTGCTGCTGGTGGCGAGCGACCGGTTGTCGGCGTTTGATGTGATTTTGCCGGATGGAATTCCCGGGAAGGGGATTATTTTGAATCAGATGAGTTTGTGGTGGTTCTCCCAGACCACGGGGATCATCGGCAATCACTTGCTGCCGGATCAGGCGGGGGAGTTTGCACGGCGCGGGATCACGGATCGGGATCTTCAGCTGCGGAGCATGGTGGTGCGGAAGTTGAAACCGCTGACGATCGAGTGCGTGGTGCGCGGTTATCTCGTGGGCAGCGGGTGGAGTTCTTATCAGAAGACTGGCGAAGTGTGTGGGCATCGTCTGCCGGCGGGTTTGCGCCAGGCGGACAAGTTGCCGCAGCCGCTATTTACGCCGACGACGAAGGCGCCGAAGGGCGAGCACGATGCGCCGATCAACGATGCGCAGGGCGCGGCGGCGGTGGGCGCGGCGCTGTATGAGCAGGTGAAGGCGACGAGTCTGGCGCTCTACAAGATCGGGCATGATCGCGCGAAGGCGGCGGGGATGATTCTGGCGGACACGAAGTTTGAGTTCGGCACGGATGCGGCGGGGAAACTCGTACTCATTGACGAAGTGCTGACGCCGGATTCATCGCGTTACTGGCCGGCGGATCAGTATGCGCCCAACCAATCACCGCCGAGCTATGACAAGCAGTTCGTGCGCGACCATTTGATCGCGATCAAATGGGATCAGACGCCGCCGGCGCCGGTGTTGCCGCAGGAGGTGATTCGCGGGACGCAGGCGAAGTATCTGACGGCTTTGAAGAATCTGCTGGGGTGA
- a CDS encoding tetratricopeptide repeat protein → MSHRIERAQLLLQQSRAADAERELMLALSEDPDSARGHAYLALSRVDQRKDAEALSAAERAVALAPDDPFMHRILAVVLHRLEREKAALAEIQEAIRLDPDDEGHFAVLASIQLGLRDWTAALEAAEQGLAINPEDVQCANLRSMALVRLGRKEEAMRTVDFALERAPENAWSHANQGWNCLHRNDPKKAQDHFREALRLEPDFEYARQGMLEALKARNPVYRGMLAYFLWMGRLSTKLQWAFVIGTMFGVRAVRTVAEQQPSLGVVLWPVVILFYAFIYLSWVAGPMFNLLLRFDGFGRLVLSRDERNATNWFGACVVILLGALGWWGAGNPLGMFGAIVGAMLSVCVAITFNRAGKKRTGFAVGTALMAVIGLGGIALLMTGNENGFSWLTTFFVGFLGMQLAANVAASR, encoded by the coding sequence ATGAGTCACCGCATCGAACGTGCGCAGTTGTTGTTGCAGCAGTCGCGGGCTGCGGATGCGGAGCGCGAGCTGATGCTGGCATTGAGCGAAGATCCGGACTCGGCGCGGGGTCATGCTTATCTGGCGCTGAGTCGTGTGGATCAGCGGAAGGATGCGGAGGCGTTGTCGGCGGCGGAGCGGGCGGTGGCTCTAGCGCCGGACGATCCGTTCATGCACCGCATCCTGGCGGTGGTGTTGCACCGGCTGGAGCGGGAGAAGGCGGCGCTGGCGGAGATCCAGGAGGCGATCCGGCTCGATCCGGATGACGAAGGTCATTTCGCGGTGCTGGCGAGCATCCAGCTCGGGTTGCGCGATTGGACGGCGGCGCTCGAAGCGGCGGAGCAGGGGCTGGCGATCAATCCCGAGGATGTGCAGTGCGCGAATTTGCGTTCGATGGCGCTGGTGCGGCTGGGACGGAAGGAAGAGGCGATGCGGACGGTGGATTTCGCACTGGAGCGCGCGCCGGAGAATGCGTGGTCTCATGCGAACCAGGGATGGAATTGTCTGCACCGGAACGATCCGAAGAAGGCGCAGGATCATTTCCGCGAGGCGCTGCGGCTGGAGCCGGATTTCGAATATGCGCGGCAGGGGATGCTCGAGGCGCTGAAGGCGCGGAATCCGGTTTATCGCGGGATGCTGGCGTACTTTTTGTGGATGGGGCGGCTGAGCACGAAGCTGCAGTGGGCGTTTGTGATCGGCACGATGTTTGGGGTGCGGGCGGTGCGGACCGTGGCGGAGCAGCAGCCGTCGCTGGGCGTGGTGCTGTGGCCGGTGGTGATTTTGTTTTATGCGTTCATCTACCTGTCGTGGGTGGCGGGGCCGATGTTCAACCTGTTGCTGCGGTTCGACGGGTTTGGGCGGCTGGTGCTTTCGCGCGATGAGCGGAATGCGACGAACTGGTTTGGCGCGTGTGTGGTGATCTTGCTGGGCGCGCTGGGGTGGTGGGGGGCGGGGAATCCGCTGGGGATGTTCGGGGCGATCGTGGGCGCGATGCTGTCGGTGTGCGTCGCGATCACATTCAACCGTGCAGGAAAGAAGCGCACGGGGTTCGCGGTGGGGACGGCGCTGATGGCGGTGATCGGGCTGGGTGGCATCGCACTGCTGATGACGGGCAACGAAAACGGCTTCAGCTGGCTGACTACGTTTTTCGTGGGATTCCTCGGTATGCAGCTGGCGGCGAATGTAGCGGCCTCGCGCTGA
- a CDS encoding AAA family ATPase, with protein sequence MSDVFNSPLIPAGLREALRFSPDNVPLLVHAAEAVLKVGGTAEAEVMFKRALSLDAANLDAKTGLAATFFQKGADSMALVLVESLTKSPAAPARALALHARLAIRAGEPRLAAQLFARIRETDPAFADPELEQELGNYLPKRPSPVLPPKVVSPLDTLYADAGETASKDGEAVEPDEFDEPQRLPAGDLPDDAAVEMEKPELNFADVGGMDRVKEEIRMKIILPLKQPELFKAYGKKAGGGILLYGPPGCGKTFMARATAGEVNAGFLAVGINDVLDMWIGQSEKNLHAIFEQARSHRPCVLFFDEVDALGANRTDMLKSGGRQMINQFLSELDGVSSSNEGVLILAATNAPWHLDPAFRRPGRFDRIIFVPPPDAPARAAVLRLMLRGKPADAVDFDAVAKKTDGFSGADLKAVVDLAVEAKLTEAMKTGKIAPIMSKDLLEAAKRHKPTVRDWFDTARNYALYANQSGLYDDILAHLKLSK encoded by the coding sequence ATGTCCGACGTTTTTAATTCACCGCTGATTCCGGCCGGGTTGCGCGAGGCGCTCCGGTTTTCGCCGGATAATGTGCCGCTGCTGGTTCATGCCGCTGAGGCAGTCTTGAAGGTGGGCGGTACGGCGGAGGCCGAGGTGATGTTCAAGCGGGCGCTCTCGCTCGATGCGGCAAACCTCGATGCGAAGACAGGGCTGGCGGCGACGTTTTTTCAGAAGGGGGCGGACAGCATGGCGCTGGTGCTGGTGGAGTCGTTGACGAAATCGCCGGCGGCTCCGGCGAGAGCGCTGGCGCTTCATGCGCGGCTGGCGATCCGGGCGGGCGAGCCGCGGCTGGCGGCGCAGCTGTTTGCGCGTATCCGGGAAACCGATCCGGCGTTTGCCGATCCGGAGCTGGAGCAGGAGCTGGGGAATTATCTGCCGAAGCGGCCGTCGCCAGTGCTGCCGCCGAAGGTGGTTTCGCCGCTGGACACGTTGTACGCGGATGCGGGCGAGACGGCGTCGAAAGATGGCGAGGCGGTGGAGCCGGATGAGTTTGATGAGCCGCAGCGGCTTCCGGCGGGCGATCTGCCGGACGATGCGGCGGTGGAGATGGAAAAGCCTGAGCTGAATTTTGCGGATGTGGGCGGGATGGACCGCGTGAAGGAGGAGATCCGGATGAAAATCATCCTCCCGCTGAAGCAGCCGGAGCTGTTCAAGGCGTACGGGAAAAAGGCGGGCGGCGGGATTTTGCTCTATGGGCCGCCGGGTTGTGGAAAGACGTTCATGGCGCGCGCGACGGCGGGCGAGGTGAATGCCGGGTTTCTCGCGGTGGGCATCAATGACGTGCTCGATATGTGGATCGGGCAGAGCGAAAAAAACCTGCACGCGATTTTCGAGCAGGCGCGTTCGCACCGGCCGTGCGTGTTGTTTTTCGACGAAGTGGATGCGCTGGGCGCGAACCGCACGGACATGCTCAAGAGCGGCGGACGGCAGATGATCAACCAGTTCCTGTCGGAGCTGGATGGTGTTTCCTCGTCAAACGAAGGCGTGCTGATTCTGGCGGCGACGAATGCGCCGTGGCATCTCGATCCGGCGTTCCGGCGGCCGGGGCGTTTTGATCGCATCATCTTCGTGCCGCCGCCGGATGCTCCGGCGCGCGCGGCGGTGTTGCGCCTGATGTTGCGCGGCAAACCGGCGGACGCGGTGGACTTCGACGCGGTGGCGAAGAAGACGGATGGGTTTTCTGGCGCGGATTTGAAGGCAGTCGTCGATCTCGCGGTGGAGGCGAAGCTCACTGAGGCAATGAAGACGGGGAAGATCGCGCCGATCATGAGCAAGGATCTGCTCGAGGCGGCGAAGCGGCATAAGCCGACGGTGCGCGACTGGTTCGACACGGCGCGTAACTATGCGCTCTACGCGAACCAGAGCGGGCTGTACGACGACATCCTGGCGCATCTGAAACTTTCCAAATGA
- a CDS encoding methyl-accepting chemotaxis protein, whose product MSKTNITLTHKIAAGFGLLLLLLGAIGAYSVYSMTSGTTRARALAESYIPEAKFASEIERTMRKSNLEARSYALTRDEAYLAEYEKAWAKLVAARKAAEGFSAEHPQLVVLREKLGVFAKAEADFAARMAETRQAGEQVDAAWAVLNKTAGVLVKATEALAVSQGKLMQEELAAGKTGAEISERVGKLEAASGLRDGVSQMRLALMRSKVLRDLNELKRLDELLMRALERARELKGVMRRADNQGLIVEIEGALLTYQATVATLRMGEVALEEVAPRRMAAMLVAVGAAEDVLRAGIDHTVNEGTAAADTLAVTTRWVIVAVTGSVVLGVALAVWLTRSITRPVRAITELLAAGAEQTSSASNQIASASQSQAQGASEQAASLEETSSSLEEIASIVERNAEHAQAAKERSSLARTAAEGGGGEMRQMTVAIEALVGSSTSVLKIVKTIDEIAFQTNLLALNAAVEAARAGEAGAGFAVVADEVRSLAHRCAVAAKETAELVDDTHVKSKQGAELTVRVSRSLTEIIEQSRTVDGLITEIATACREQSQGIQQLNVAVGQMDKVVQDSAAQAEETASAAEELSAQSAELSAVTGQLRQLVGMGKRQARPEKPVVISTKVSTRPMPRAERPVQPVHGGREQTAGVAADAVAAHFE is encoded by the coding sequence ATGAGCAAAACAAACATCACCCTGACCCATAAAATCGCCGCGGGCTTCGGTCTGCTGCTTCTGCTGCTGGGCGCGATCGGCGCGTATTCGGTTTATAGTATGACGAGCGGGACGACGCGGGCGCGCGCGCTGGCGGAGAGTTACATCCCGGAGGCGAAGTTCGCGTCGGAGATCGAGCGGACGATGCGCAAATCGAATCTGGAGGCGCGGTCGTACGCGCTGACGCGTGATGAGGCTTATCTGGCGGAGTACGAGAAGGCGTGGGCAAAGCTGGTGGCGGCGCGGAAAGCGGCGGAGGGGTTTTCGGCGGAGCATCCGCAGCTGGTTGTGTTGCGGGAGAAGCTGGGGGTTTTCGCAAAGGCGGAGGCGGATTTTGCGGCGCGGATGGCGGAGACGCGGCAGGCGGGCGAGCAGGTAGATGCAGCGTGGGCGGTGTTGAACAAGACGGCGGGGGTGTTGGTGAAGGCGACCGAGGCGCTAGCGGTTTCGCAAGGGAAGCTGATGCAGGAGGAACTGGCGGCGGGGAAAACGGGCGCGGAGATCAGCGAGCGCGTGGGCAAGCTGGAGGCGGCGTCGGGTCTGCGCGATGGCGTATCGCAGATGCGGCTGGCGTTGATGCGCTCGAAGGTGCTGCGGGATTTGAATGAGTTGAAGCGGCTCGACGAGTTGCTGATGCGCGCGCTGGAGAGGGCGAGGGAGCTAAAGGGGGTGATGCGGCGTGCGGACAACCAGGGGTTGATCGTCGAGATCGAGGGAGCGTTGCTGACGTATCAGGCGACGGTGGCGACGTTGCGGATGGGCGAGGTGGCGCTGGAGGAGGTGGCGCCGCGGCGGATGGCGGCGATGCTCGTCGCGGTGGGGGCGGCGGAGGATGTCTTAAGAGCGGGCATCGATCATACGGTGAATGAAGGCACTGCGGCGGCGGATACGCTGGCGGTGACGACGCGCTGGGTGATCGTGGCGGTCACGGGAAGTGTCGTGCTGGGCGTGGCGCTGGCAGTGTGGCTGACGCGTTCGATCACGCGTCCGGTGCGTGCGATCACGGAGTTGCTGGCGGCCGGGGCGGAGCAGACGTCCTCGGCATCGAACCAGATCGCGTCGGCGAGCCAGTCGCAGGCGCAGGGGGCGAGCGAGCAGGCGGCGTCGCTGGAGGAGACGAGTTCGTCGCTCGAAGAGATCGCGAGCATCGTGGAGCGTAACGCGGAGCACGCGCAGGCGGCGAAGGAGCGCTCGAGCCTGGCGCGAACGGCGGCCGAGGGCGGTGGTGGCGAAATGCGGCAGATGACGGTGGCGATTGAGGCGCTGGTGGGCTCATCGACGTCGGTGCTGAAAATCGTGAAGACGATCGACGAGATCGCGTTTCAAACGAACTTGCTCGCGCTCAATGCGGCGGTGGAGGCGGCGCGGGCGGGCGAGGCGGGTGCGGGATTCGCGGTCGTCGCCGACGAAGTGCGCAGCCTCGCGCATCGTTGCGCGGTGGCGGCCAAGGAGACGGCGGAGCTGGTAGACGACACGCATGTGAAATCGAAGCAGGGCGCGGAGCTCACGGTGCGCGTTTCGCGCAGTCTGACGGAGATCATCGAGCAGTCGCGCACGGTGGACGGGTTGATCACGGAGATCGCGACGGCGTGTCGCGAGCAGAGCCAGGGTATCCAGCAGTTGAATGTGGCTGTCGGTCAGATGGACAAAGTCGTGCAGGACAGCGCGGCGCAGGCGGAAGAAACGGCGAGTGCGGCGGAGGAGTTGAGCGCGCAGTCCGCCGAGCTGAGCGCGGTTACCGGCCAGTTGAGGCAGCTGGTGGGCATGGGGAAGCGTCAGGCACGTCCGGAGAAACCGGTCGTGATTTCTACAAAGGTGTCCACACGGCCGATGCCCAGGGCCGAGCGGCCGGTCCAACCTGTGCACGGCGGACGTGAGCAGACGGCCGGGGTGGCGGCAGATGCGGTGGCGGCTCATTTCGAGTGA
- a CDS encoding methionine biosynthesis protein MetW → MQKAAVKRTVDMQIIADWVEPRSRVLDLGCGRGVLLESLVQQKDVFAVGVDLEFEKISACVKRGITAYQGDMLEFMRGFADGHFDRVIFSRTLEEVPDPGAVIDEALRVAKAVTVGFVNHGYWKNRLDALRYGRKPRNEVYKTAWHESRPANPVSVADFEEFCAQKNIRIARRALLRGDWKTRCTVRPNFFAGYALYDLTR, encoded by the coding sequence ATGCAAAAAGCCGCCGTTAAACGCACTGTTGATATGCAGATCATCGCGGACTGGGTCGAACCCCGGTCACGCGTGCTCGATCTTGGCTGCGGGCGTGGGGTGTTGTTGGAGTCGCTTGTGCAGCAGAAGGATGTTTTCGCTGTCGGTGTGGATTTGGAGTTCGAGAAGATTTCGGCCTGCGTGAAACGCGGGATCACGGCTTATCAAGGGGACATGCTGGAGTTCATGCGCGGGTTTGCGGATGGGCATTTCGACCGGGTGATTTTTTCGCGGACGCTCGAAGAAGTGCCGGATCCGGGAGCGGTGATCGACGAGGCGCTGCGCGTGGCGAAGGCGGTCACGGTGGGCTTCGTGAATCACGGTTATTGGAAGAACCGGCTCGATGCGCTGCGCTATGGGCGCAAGCCGCGCAATGAAGTCTACAAAACCGCATGGCATGAGAGCCGGCCGGCGAATCCGGTGAGCGTGGCGGACTTCGAGGAATTTTGCGCGCAGAAGAATATCCGCATCGCCCGGCGTGCATTGCTGCGGGGCGATTGGAAAACGCGCTGCACGGTGCGGCCGAATTTTTTCGCGGGCTACGCGCTCTACGATCTGACGCGCTGA
- a CDS encoding sugar ABC transporter permease — MNARVLLKSLSMPIALALIVAFFALREPAFLGARNLTQLIIEFSIIGTLALGMFMILLTGQIDLSVGSGVGLIGGIAAVLVFHEGWSAPAAMGAGLVAALVLWALMGTLIVKQRIPSFIITLGGLLIFKGIFWKVISSATVPVSRGDEENLFSLLTTYYLPANIGLGLAFATSLVLGWLVWRAREKRIDYRLPVNSTGRETLFWVVKSAAIFGLVVVCNNFRGVPLSLLILGATGVVVYFLTKHTPFGRYLYAIGGNEEAAVLSGIAVNRVMIGAYVLMGVTVAITGFMSTAYIGSSTTTVGDLLELDAIAACVIGGTALKGGRGTVLGVLFGALIMTALLNGMGLLGVEPEIKYIARGLVLVLAVWLDVKLSRS; from the coding sequence ATGAACGCCCGCGTCCTGCTTAAATCCCTCTCGATGCCGATCGCGCTCGCGCTGATCGTCGCGTTCTTCGCGCTGCGCGAGCCTGCCTTCCTCGGCGCGCGCAACCTGACGCAGCTCATCATCGAGTTCTCGATCATCGGGACGCTCGCGCTGGGCATGTTCATGATTTTGCTCACGGGGCAGATCGATCTTTCGGTCGGCAGTGGCGTCGGTTTAATCGGCGGTATCGCGGCGGTGCTTGTTTTCCACGAGGGCTGGTCGGCACCGGCGGCGATGGGCGCGGGACTGGTCGCGGCGCTCGTGCTTTGGGCGCTGATGGGAACGCTCATCGTGAAGCAGCGGATACCCTCCTTCATCATCACGTTGGGCGGGTTGCTGATCTTCAAAGGTATTTTTTGGAAGGTGATTTCCAGCGCGACGGTGCCGGTTTCGCGTGGTGATGAGGAGAATCTCTTTTCGCTGCTCACAACTTATTATTTGCCCGCGAACATCGGTCTCGGCCTCGCGTTTGCCACAAGTCTCGTACTCGGCTGGCTCGTGTGGCGTGCGCGAGAAAAACGGATCGATTACAGACTTCCGGTGAATTCGACCGGACGGGAAACGCTTTTCTGGGTTGTGAAGTCGGCGGCGATTTTCGGGCTGGTCGTTGTCTGCAATAATTTCCGCGGAGTGCCGTTGTCGTTGCTAATCCTTGGTGCGACAGGGGTGGTCGTTTATTTCCTGACGAAGCATACACCATTCGGCCGCTACCTCTACGCGATTGGCGGGAATGAAGAGGCGGCGGTGCTTTCCGGTATCGCGGTGAATCGCGTGATGATCGGCGCGTATGTGCTGATGGGCGTGACGGTCGCGATCACGGGATTCATGTCTACCGCCTACATCGGTTCGTCGACGACCACGGTAGGCGATTTGCTGGAGCTCGATGCGATCGCGGCGTGCGTGATTGGTGGAACGGCGTTGAAAGGTGGGCGTGGCACGGTGCTGGGTGTGCTTTTTGGTGCACTGATCATGACGGCGTTGCTCAACGGCATGGGGCTTCTCGGGGTCGAGCCTGAGATCAAATACATCGCTCGCGGTCTAGTGCTGGTGCTGGCCGTCTGGCTGGATGTGAAGCTCTCGCGGAGCTGA